A window from Zingiber officinale cultivar Zhangliang chromosome 7A, Zo_v1.1, whole genome shotgun sequence encodes these proteins:
- the LOC122000398 gene encoding zinc finger protein HD1-like has protein sequence MASCGEEVKKVMGEGGGPAAKFCDFCGASPAVLHCSADAAFLCGACDGRVHGANGLASRHERTRLCEVCERAPAAVACKADAAALCVSCDVDIHSANPLARRHHRVPLPTFVGPPAAANASLQEDGDSGYSLLQQESAVPRFFFSDADAYLDLDYADKPKAVDEEANPSACLLFPGGGWNLDLNATGLKLEPDLSFCHSESSEAAVVPDMSQAMAATSCNNWDPAAVRAEREAILTRYREKRKTRRFEKTIRYASRKAYAEARPRVKGRFIKRTAAEVDGIYSSAEEAMTALMADNDYGVVPSY, from the exons ATGGCGAGCTGTGGTGAAGAGGTGAAGAAGGTAATGGGCGAAGGAGGAGGCCCGGCGGCGAAGTTCTGCGACTTCTGCGGCGCCTCACCAGCCGTGTTACACTGCAGCGCTGACGCTGCGTTCCTCTGCGGCGCCTGCGACGGTCGCGTGCACGGCGCCAACGGCCTCGCTTCCCGCCACGAACGCACGCGGCTTTGTGAGGTGTGCGAGCGCGCCCCGGCCGCCGTCGCGTGCAAAGCAGACGCGGCCGCCCTCTGCGTCAGCTGCGACGTCGACATACATTCCGCCAACCCGCTTGCCCGCCGCCACCACCGCGTTCCCCTACCCACGTTCGTTGGCCCCCCCGCCGCCGCCAATGCTTCCCTCCAGGAGGATGGCGACTCCGGCTACTCTCTCCTCCAGCAGGAGTCAGCTGTGCCGCGGTTCTTCTTCTCCGACGCCGACGCCTACCTGGACCTCGACTACGCCGACAAGCCGAAGGCCGTCGACGAAGAAGCAAATCCATCCGCGTGTCTCCTCTTTCCCGGCGGCGGCTGGAATTTGGATCTCAATGCGACTGGATTAAAACTCGAACCCGATCTTTCCTTTTGCCACAGC GAGTCGTCGGAGGCGGCAGTGGTTCCGGACATGTCGCAGGCGATGGCCGCGACATCGTGTAATAACTGGGATCCGGCAGCCGTGCGGGCGGAGCGGGAGGCGATACTGACACGGTACCGGGAGAAGAGAAAGACCCGGCGGTTCGAGAAGACGATACGGTACGCGTCGAGGAAGGCATACGCGGAGGCGCGGCCGAGAGTGAAGGGACGATTCATTAAGCGGACAGCGGCGGAGGTTGATGGCATCTACTCGTCAGCGGAGGAGGCGATGACGGCGCTCATGGCCGACAATGATTACGGCGTCGTGCCGTCCTATTGA